Part of the bacterium genome, AAAATATACTTTGTCAACAGGCTTTCAATCGGCTACCAGGTAACCGTTCAAGTAGTCCTTTACCGCAGAGACGCAAGAGTTCGCAGAGAAGACATAGAAATAAAGTAACTATTCAGCCACTGATTAACACGGATAAAAAAATAAAATCAGTGTTTCATCTGTGTCCATCTGTGGCTGAATAGTTACCAATAAATTTTAATTTTTTCTCTGCGTCTCTGTGCCTCTGCGGTGAACAGTTACGCTACCAGAAACTGATTGACAATTTTTTGCCACTTCTCTTGTTTCGGAAAACAAATAAGGAATAAAACAAAAGATAGCCCGATTAAAAAATAAAATTCTCCTAACAGGCTACCTATTAAAAATAAAACAAGGCCGTATAAAGCAATGGTTTCACATAAAGCAAAGATAAGGATGTTTCCCGAGATTAATGGTCTTATAATTTCATCAATTTTAGATTCTGATGTTAATGGAATTTTACCGGAATTATCTAAAAACCTTTTCAGGATAAGAATAACCACTATGGTTAAAGCAGAGATTAAATAAAGTATGTTTTTAAGCCAGTCAAATTCTTTGAATTTAACTAAACCTTCAAAAGAGAAGTGGTGAAGTATATTTGGGATAAACAGATAAATAATCAACGAAAGGATATTGGCAAAATATACTATTCGAATAGTTAAAAGGGCATGGTTAAATTTAGTTTTTGAAGTTGGTTCTAACATTGTATCTCTCCTGAAAATAGTTAATTAGAGATTAGAGAATTAGTGAATTAGAACCTGCACTCTTGCTAATCTCTAATCTCCAATCTCTAATCTCTATGCTCAATTTTCATCCTCGTTTGTGAACCGCAGGTTCATGCCTGGTTCTCCTGAAAATAATCCGCAGATTTCGCAGATTACACAGATTTTTATTTTTTTATCTCCCCACTGGCGGGAGATTAAGAGGTTAGGGGATTCTTTTATTCCCGAATCCCGAGTCCCTTAATTTTCATCGTCATTTGTGCCTTGGAGGGGCATGTCCGTTTCCCCTGAAAATCGGGACTCGGGACTTGGGGTTCGGGACTCGGGAAGGCTGGTAGCCGCAGGCTTCAGCCTGATTTCACCTGAAGCATCAAACCCTTGTTACTTAAATTCTCATAAATCGTTTCTCCAGTTCATTTAAACTCATCTTGATTATTACTGGTCTGCCGTGTGGGCAGGTAAAAGGTAATTGTGTTTGTGATAATTGTAAAATCAATGCCTCTATTTCCTGTTGAACTAATTTATCACCAGCTTTTATGGCACAGTGGCAACTCATTGAGATAAGTATCTTCTCTCGAATTTCTTGAGGTGTCTTACTCCTTTCTATTGTTTGAATTTCATAAATAAGTTCAAAAATTAACTCCCTGGGCTCTCCTTTTTCTAATGCGGCGGGAACAGAACGAACAATAAATGAATTCTGTCCAAATTCTTCTATCTCAAACCCTAATGAATTAAAAATAGGTAGATTTTGAACCAGAACCGCTGTCTCTTTATAATCCGTCTCAAGGGTAATGGGGATTAGTAGAATTTGTGCAGGTAAAATCCGTTCATCAATGGCTTCCTTCATTAATTTCTCATAAAGGACTCGTTCATGAGCCGCATGCTGGTCAATGATAAAAATATCCTCTTTACCCTGAGCAATAATATAGGTATTAAATACCTGACCAATAACCTGTAATTCAGCAGGAAGTGATAAGTGAGGAGAGGGTAGGGGAGGTATGGTTAGTGGTGAGGGTGGCGTCATAGTAGGTGTTTGTTTAATTGTGTAATCTGGAAGAGGTATTTCCTGTTGCATCATTGGTTGAGGTTTGACCCACTGTGTTTGAACTTCAGGAGGTCGGACATCAGGTATTAAACTCGCCCTGGATAGGGTGTTTCGGATTGCCTCTACCAATAAATTATGCACCTCATTCTCATTATGAAATCGTATCTCCCGTTTTGTGGGATGAACATTTACATCTACTTTGTCAGGGGCGATGTTTATAAAAATTATAACGATGGGGTGTTTATCTTTAGGAAGTAATGTATGATACCCTTGATAAATAGCATGGGTAACAGTTTTATTCATCACATAACGGTAATTAACAAATATAGATTGGAGATTTCTATCAGGACGGGTATGAATCGGTTTGGCTAAAAAACCACTTACTTCAAGCAGATTACTTTTAAATTCAATCGGCAAAATGTCTTGTGATAATTCTTTTCCTAAAAAGTGAAGTATTCTTTCTTTAAAATCCGAACTGGCGGCAACATTGATTATCTCCTGATTATTATGAATTAATCTAAATGAAACCTGCGGATGACTGAGTGCATTTTGATAGACAACATCATTGATATGAGCGATTTCGGTGATATTAGTTTTAAGGAATTTTTTTCGAGCCGGGGTATTGAAGAATAAATTTTCAACTTCAATTACCGTGCCTATTGCCGCACCTATTTCGGTTACCTCTTTGATTTTACCACCCTCAAGTTTGACTGATGTGCCAGAAATACTCTCTTTGGGTCGGGTAATAAGTTTGATTTGAGAGACAGCGGCAATACTGGGTAATGCCTCCCCTCTAAAACCAAAAGAACAAATTGCATCTAAGTCTTTTGCAGTAGAAATTTTACTTGTAGCAAATCGCTCAAAAGCTAATACAGCGTCTTCTTTACTCATCCCCTCGCCATTATCCGAGACTCGGATGAGACTTTTTCCGCCATCAATCACTTCAACCACAACTTTTGTGCTTTTGGCATCAAGTGAATTTTCGACTAATTCCTTGACAACAGATGCCGGTCTTTGCACCACTTCACCTGCGGCGATTTTATTCGCAATTTCCTCTGGTAAAATTTTAATCCTTGAACTCATCCCTCAACTTTTATTGTATAATATTCATTTTATAATGTCAACTAAAAAATAGTTGCAAAGTAGAATTATTTGTGATATAGTTAATCTACGATGAAAATCTTATTAATCTCTCCACCTAAAATGAAAACACAGGATTCCCCCTTAATTGTCTTCGAAGAGGTGCCAAAATACTATCCTCCACTGGATTTGATGTCTATTGCGGCTTGTTTGAAGAAAGATTATGATGTAGAAATTCTGGATGCACAGGTCTTAAATCTGAGTTATGAGGACATTCGTCAGGAAATAATAGCTAAATCCCCAAATATTATTGGAATCAAAACAACTATCTACACATTATTAGAAACGATTGATGTCGCTAAACTAATAAAAGAAATAGACAATTCTATCCATATAAATTTATGCGGTCCTCATACTCATATTTTTCCAGAAATAATTAATTTACCCTGTATTGATTCATTAATTATTGGTGAAGAAGAGATTGTTTTTAGTCAATTAGTAAATTCTTTTCATAATCTAAGTCAGATAAAAGGTATAATTTATAAAGAGAATGGTCAAATTATTCACAGTCCTTCCCAGGAGGTAATTTTCAATCTTGATTCTTTACCTTATCCGGCTCGGGAGATGACTCCATACAAAAAATACACGATTAATTCAAACACGATTTTTACCACGATATTAAGTAGTCGGGGATGTCCTTATGATTGTCTTGAGTGTCATTTGCCTGCATTTAGTAAGAGTTTTCGAACAAGAAGCAGTGTGAATGTAGTTAATGAAATACAAGAATGTTTAAAATTAGGTATTCAGGAGTTTATCTTTGTTGATGATGTGTTCACACTTAATCGCAAACGGGTTTTTGAACTATGCGACGAAATCATAAGACGGAATCTAAAGATTAAATGGCGGATTAACGCCAGAGCCAATAATATCGATTATAGTCTGGTATTAAAATTAAAGGAGGCAGGTTGTCATTGGATTCATTATGAAATGACGAGTGGTGTGCAGAGTATGTTAGATTTTTTAAAAAAAGAAATTACTCTAAAGCAAATCCAATACGCTATTAAAGTCACTCAGGATGTCCGAATAACCAGTTCTGTAGATATTATCCTTGGA contains:
- the mutL gene encoding DNA mismatch repair endonuclease MutL — translated: MSSRIKILPEEIANKIAAGEVVQRPASVVKELVENSLDAKSTKVVVEVIDGGKSLIRVSDNGEGMSKEDAVLAFERFATSKISTAKDLDAICSFGFRGEALPSIAAVSQIKLITRPKESISGTSVKLEGGKIKEVTEIGAAIGTVIEVENLFFNTPARKKFLKTNITEIAHINDVVYQNALSHPQVSFRLIHNNQEIINVAASSDFKERILHFLGKELSQDILPIEFKSNLLEVSGFLAKPIHTRPDRNLQSIFVNYRYVMNKTVTHAIYQGYHTLLPKDKHPIVIIFINIAPDKVDVNVHPTKREIRFHNENEVHNLLVEAIRNTLSRASLIPDVRPPEVQTQWVKPQPMMQQEIPLPDYTIKQTPTMTPPSPLTIPPLPSPHLSLPAELQVIGQVFNTYIIAQGKEDIFIIDQHAAHERVLYEKLMKEAIDERILPAQILLIPITLETDYKETAVLVQNLPIFNSLGFEIEEFGQNSFIVRSVPAALEKGEPRELIFELIYEIQTIERSKTPQEIREKILISMSCHCAIKAGDKLVQQEIEALILQLSQTQLPFTCPHGRPVIIKMSLNELEKRFMRI
- a CDS encoding radical SAM protein; its protein translation is MKILLISPPKMKTQDSPLIVFEEVPKYYPPLDLMSIAACLKKDYDVEILDAQVLNLSYEDIRQEIIAKSPNIIGIKTTIYTLLETIDVAKLIKEIDNSIHINLCGPHTHIFPEIINLPCIDSLIIGEEEIVFSQLVNSFHNLSQIKGIIYKENGQIIHSPSQEVIFNLDSLPYPAREMTPYKKYTINSNTIFTTILSSRGCPYDCLECHLPAFSKSFRTRSSVNVVNEIQECLKLGIQEFIFVDDVFTLNRKRVFELCDEIIRRNLKIKWRINARANNIDYSLVLKLKEAGCHWIHYEMTSGVQSMLDFLKKEITLKQIQYAIKVTQDVRITSSVDIILGLPAQTKEDVQATLRVVNKINPDFVNFLLNLPYLGPEGSKILMWTQETSLSHYYRHLNLFFDSNLEFPLHQNIDELITLLKLAYKKFYFRPGFFIKQSLTSHSYDVFKKRIKISLKVMVSEMGDSPESRK